One region of Chanodichthys erythropterus isolate Z2021 chromosome 19, ASM2448905v1, whole genome shotgun sequence genomic DNA includes:
- the bccip gene encoding protein BCCIP homolog, producing MASSAKRRAIETGQIPQDSNESSDEGLEDSGDEGSENSEEEINEEVIVDFEAHTISDNDFHGIKTLLQQLFLKSHVNTSDLTDIIIQQNHIGSVIRQAEVPEDSDDEGDPDEVFGFISMVNLTERQGVECLEKLKDMIMEQCVNSSSPDVQERFEQLLSGSGHSVGLLLSERFVNVPPQIALPMHKQLQKEMAEAQRTNKPSGKCQFCLMISKTCKPAKKSISGQAQPKEELRFVNDEEEFFYEQATLKFSYSVQEEADSCATGKWSYDDVPMKPFRTVMVIPMDRMGTIIAKMTEYLSV from the exons ATGGCTTCATCTGCGAAGCGGCGAGCTATTGAAACGGGTCAAATCCCCCAAGATAGCAATGAAAGCTCGGATGAGGGTCTCGAAGACTCTGGGGACGAGGGCAGTGAAAATTCAGAAGAAGAAATAAACGAG GAGGTTATCGTGGACTTTGAAGCACACACGATATCAGACAACGACTTTCATGGCATTAAAACTCTTCTGCAACAG cTGTTCCTGAAGTCTCACGTGAACACCTCTGATCTCACTGACATCATCATCCAGCAGAATCACATTGGCAGCGTCATCAGG CAAGCTGAGGTACCGGAGGACAGTGATGACGAGGGCGACCCGGATGAGGTGTTTGGATTCATCAGCATGGTGAACCTCACAGAGAGACAG GGTGTGGAGTGTCTGGAGAAGCTGAAGGACATGATTATGGAGCAGTGTGTGAATTCCAGCTCCCCAGATGTTCAGGAGAGGTTTGAGCAGCTTCTGTCGGGAAGCGGACACTCAGTCGGGCTGCTGCTGAGCGAGAGATTCGTTAACGTCCCGCCACAGATCGCCCTACCAATGCACAAACAACTCCA GAAGGAAATGGCCGAAGCACAGAGGACCAATAAACCCAGCGGTAAATGCCAGTTCTGCCTGATGATCAGTAAAACCTGTAAACCAGCCAAGAAGAGCATATCTGGTCAAGCTCAACCCAAAGAAGAGCTCCGGTTTGTGAACGACGAGGAGGAGTTCTTCTATGAG cAAGCCACGCTGAAGTTCAGCTACTCCGTTCAGGAAGAGGCTGATTCTTGTGCGACAGGAAAGTGGTCGTATGACGACGTGCCGATGAAACCGTTCCGCACCGTGATGGTGATCCCGATGGATAGGATGGGAACAATCATTGCTAAAATGACTGAATATCTGAGCGTGTGA
- the dhx32a gene encoding DEAD/H (Asp-Glu-Ala-Asp/His) box polypeptide 32a isoform X1, which yields MDGNSEISEGELKREEESDDLFEFGDDLELNQFDGLPYSSRYYRLLQERKTLPVWKYRHEFMTLLENNQIVIVSGTTKTGKSTQIPQWCAEFCLSAQYQHGVVVCSQIQRQQAVDLALRVADEMDINIGHEIGYSIPLETCCSNDTILRYCTDDVLLREMMSDPMLEHYGVVVIDQAQERTVSTDILLGLLREVLLQRPELRVVVLSAPPASDTLLTHYGNVPRLQLEAPCAGEVIHSNSSSTESFYSALRLTLEVHRSREPGDVAVFLASEQEVVCACNILTKEACRMSASLGELLVVPLFPGHTGMCPPITESQQTSRRVFISCSQSEDLFWPVDTISFVIDTGVEKRLVYNPRVRASSEVIRPISRCQAEIRKRLTGSTGKCFCLYPEDIQLPAEIPPRILESNITSTALFLKRMEVAGIGHCDFISRPDPEGLMQALEELDYLAALDNDGNLSEMGIIMSELPLDPQMAKALLASCEFDCASEMLTIAAMLAAPSCFIEPPVGMVTEVMRCHMKFQHPEGDHFTLINIYNTFKRSQKEPYFSQEQWCEEYFLCCAALQTADAIRAQLTDILKRIELPISEPAFGTKTNALNIKRALLAGYFMQIARDVDGSGNYFMLLNKHVAQVHRLSGYGAKAHKLGLPEWVLFHEHNLSDNNCIRTVTQISPQAFIQMAPQYFFCNLPSSESKEILQHIMDSDRMGRVRAKAQPAAPETKTETAEAESHDRCVIQ from the exons ATGGATGGAAACAGTGAGATATCAGAAGGAGAACTCAAGAGAGAGGAGGAATCTGATGATCTGTTTGAGTTTGGAGATGATCTGGAGCTCAATCAGTTTGATGGATTGCCATACTCGTCCAGATACTACAGACTCCTGCAGGAGAGGAAAACTCTGCCTGTTTGGAAGTACAGACATGAATTCATGACTTTGTTGGAAAATAATCAGATTGTTATAGTCTCAGGCACAACCAAGACTGGCAAAAGCACACAG ATTCCTCAGTGGTGTGCAGAGTTCTGTCTGTCTGCGCAGTACCAGCACGGTGTGGTGGTGTGCAGTCAGATCCAGAGACAGCAGGCTGTAGATTTGGCCCTCCGTGTTGCCGACGAGATGGACATAAACATCGGCCACGAGATCGGATACAGCATCCCGCTGGAGACGTGCTGCTCGAACGACACTATTCTCAG GTACTGCACTGATGACGTACTGCTGCGGGAGATGATGTCAGACCCGATGCTGGAGCATTATGGGGTGGTGGTGATAGACCAGGCCCAAGAGAGGACTGTGAGCACTGACATTCTCCTGGGTCTGCTCAGAGAGGTGCTTCTCCAGCGGCCCGAGCTCCGGGTGGTGGTCCTCTCCGCTCCGCCCGCTTCAGACACGCTCCTCACGCACTACGGGAACGTCCCGCGCCTGCAGCTGGAAGCCCCGTGCGCCGGTGAAGTGATccacagcaacagcagcagcactgAAAGCTTCTATTCGGCTCTGAGACTCACTCTGGAGGTCCATCGATCCAGAGAGCCAGGAGACGTCGCTGTGTTTTTAGCTTCTGAGCAG GAGGTTGTCTGTGCCTGTAATATTCTCACTAAAGAAGCGTGCAGAATGAGTGCATCTCTGGGAGAGCTGCTAGTGGTTCCTCTGTTCCCCGGACACACCGGGATGTGTCCACCAATCACAGAAAGCCAACAGACGAGTAGGAGGGTTTTCATTTCCTGTAGCCAATCAGAGGATCTCTTCTGGCCGGTGGACACCATTAGTTTTGTCATTGATACTGGAGTAGAGAAGAGATTA GTGTATAACCCACGAGTGCGAGCCAGTTCAGAGGTCATCCGACCCATCAGTAGATGTCAAGCTGAAATCCGTAAACGACTGACTGGATCAACAG GGAAGTGCTTCTGTTTGTATCCTGAGGACATTCAGCTGCCCGCTGAGATCCCTCCTCGGATTCTGGAATCAAACATCACGTCCACGGCACTCTTTCTGAAGAGGATGGAGGTAGCCGGGATCGGACACTGTGACTTCATTAGCAGACCTG ATCCTGAGGGACTCATGCAGGCGTTGGAGGAGCTCGATTACTTGGCTGCTTTGGACAATGATGGAAACCTGTCTGAGATGGGCATCATCATGTCAGAGCTTCCTCTGGATCCACAGATGGCGAAAGCTTTGCTGGCGTCCTGTGAATTTGACTGTGCTAGTGAGATGCTAACTATCGCTGCAATGCTTGCAG CACCAAGCTGCTTTATTGAGCCTCCTGTTGGGATGGTAACAGAAGTCATGCGGTGTCATATGAAGTTCCAGCATCCCGAGGGCGACCACTTCACCCTGATCAACATTTACAACACCTTCAAACGCAGCCAGAAGGAACCAT ATTTCAGCCAGGAACAGTGGTGTGAGGAATACTTCCTGTGCTGTGCCGCCCTGCAGACGGCAGACGCCATCAGAGCTCAACTCACGGACATTCTGAAGAGGATCGAGCTTCCCATTTCAGAACCAGCCTTTGGCACCAAGACCAACGCACTCAATATCAAGAGGGCGCTGCTCGCTGGGTACTTCATGCAG ATCGCCAGAGATGTGGACGGCTCTGGGAATTACTTCATGCTGCTGAATAAACACGTGGCTCAGGTTCACCGTCTATCTGGATATGGAGCAAAAGCTCATAAACTGGGTCTGCCGGAGTGGGTTCTGTTCCACGAGCACAACCTCTCCGACAATAACTGCATTCGGACCGTCACACAGATCTCACCGCAGGC GTTCATTCAAATGGCACCACAGTACTTTTTCTGTAACCTGCCCTCTAGTGAAAGTAAAGAGATACTGCAGCATATTATGGACAGTGACAGGATGGGACGCGTGAGAGCGAAGGCTCAACCAGCTGCGCCAGAAACAAAGACAGAGACGGCAGAGGCCGAATCACATGACCGATGCGTCATACAGTGA
- the dhx32a gene encoding DEAD/H (Asp-Glu-Ala-Asp/His) box polypeptide 32a isoform X2 — MDGNSEISEGELKREEESDDLFEFGDDLELNQFDGLPYSSRYYRLLQERKTLPVWKYRHEFMTLLENNQIVIVSGTTKTGKSTQIPQWCAEFCLSAQYQHGVVVCSQIQRQQAVDLALRVADEMDINIGHEIGYSIPLETCCSNDTILRYCTDDVLLREMMSDPMLEHYGVVVIDQAQERTVSTDILLGLLREVLLQRPELRVVVLSAPPASDTLLTHYGNVPRLQLEAPCAGEVIHSNSSSTESFYSALRLTLEVHRSREPGDVAVFLASEQVYNPRVRASSEVIRPISRCQAEIRKRLTGSTGKCFCLYPEDIQLPAEIPPRILESNITSTALFLKRMEVAGIGHCDFISRPDPEGLMQALEELDYLAALDNDGNLSEMGIIMSELPLDPQMAKALLASCEFDCASEMLTIAAMLAAPSCFIEPPVGMVTEVMRCHMKFQHPEGDHFTLINIYNTFKRSQKEPYFSQEQWCEEYFLCCAALQTADAIRAQLTDILKRIELPISEPAFGTKTNALNIKRALLAGYFMQIARDVDGSGNYFMLLNKHVAQVHRLSGYGAKAHKLGLPEWVLFHEHNLSDNNCIRTVTQISPQAFIQMAPQYFFCNLPSSESKEILQHIMDSDRMGRVRAKAQPAAPETKTETAEAESHDRCVIQ; from the exons ATGGATGGAAACAGTGAGATATCAGAAGGAGAACTCAAGAGAGAGGAGGAATCTGATGATCTGTTTGAGTTTGGAGATGATCTGGAGCTCAATCAGTTTGATGGATTGCCATACTCGTCCAGATACTACAGACTCCTGCAGGAGAGGAAAACTCTGCCTGTTTGGAAGTACAGACATGAATTCATGACTTTGTTGGAAAATAATCAGATTGTTATAGTCTCAGGCACAACCAAGACTGGCAAAAGCACACAG ATTCCTCAGTGGTGTGCAGAGTTCTGTCTGTCTGCGCAGTACCAGCACGGTGTGGTGGTGTGCAGTCAGATCCAGAGACAGCAGGCTGTAGATTTGGCCCTCCGTGTTGCCGACGAGATGGACATAAACATCGGCCACGAGATCGGATACAGCATCCCGCTGGAGACGTGCTGCTCGAACGACACTATTCTCAG GTACTGCACTGATGACGTACTGCTGCGGGAGATGATGTCAGACCCGATGCTGGAGCATTATGGGGTGGTGGTGATAGACCAGGCCCAAGAGAGGACTGTGAGCACTGACATTCTCCTGGGTCTGCTCAGAGAGGTGCTTCTCCAGCGGCCCGAGCTCCGGGTGGTGGTCCTCTCCGCTCCGCCCGCTTCAGACACGCTCCTCACGCACTACGGGAACGTCCCGCGCCTGCAGCTGGAAGCCCCGTGCGCCGGTGAAGTGATccacagcaacagcagcagcactgAAAGCTTCTATTCGGCTCTGAGACTCACTCTGGAGGTCCATCGATCCAGAGAGCCAGGAGACGTCGCTGTGTTTTTAGCTTCTGAGCAG GTGTATAACCCACGAGTGCGAGCCAGTTCAGAGGTCATCCGACCCATCAGTAGATGTCAAGCTGAAATCCGTAAACGACTGACTGGATCAACAG GGAAGTGCTTCTGTTTGTATCCTGAGGACATTCAGCTGCCCGCTGAGATCCCTCCTCGGATTCTGGAATCAAACATCACGTCCACGGCACTCTTTCTGAAGAGGATGGAGGTAGCCGGGATCGGACACTGTGACTTCATTAGCAGACCTG ATCCTGAGGGACTCATGCAGGCGTTGGAGGAGCTCGATTACTTGGCTGCTTTGGACAATGATGGAAACCTGTCTGAGATGGGCATCATCATGTCAGAGCTTCCTCTGGATCCACAGATGGCGAAAGCTTTGCTGGCGTCCTGTGAATTTGACTGTGCTAGTGAGATGCTAACTATCGCTGCAATGCTTGCAG CACCAAGCTGCTTTATTGAGCCTCCTGTTGGGATGGTAACAGAAGTCATGCGGTGTCATATGAAGTTCCAGCATCCCGAGGGCGACCACTTCACCCTGATCAACATTTACAACACCTTCAAACGCAGCCAGAAGGAACCAT ATTTCAGCCAGGAACAGTGGTGTGAGGAATACTTCCTGTGCTGTGCCGCCCTGCAGACGGCAGACGCCATCAGAGCTCAACTCACGGACATTCTGAAGAGGATCGAGCTTCCCATTTCAGAACCAGCCTTTGGCACCAAGACCAACGCACTCAATATCAAGAGGGCGCTGCTCGCTGGGTACTTCATGCAG ATCGCCAGAGATGTGGACGGCTCTGGGAATTACTTCATGCTGCTGAATAAACACGTGGCTCAGGTTCACCGTCTATCTGGATATGGAGCAAAAGCTCATAAACTGGGTCTGCCGGAGTGGGTTCTGTTCCACGAGCACAACCTCTCCGACAATAACTGCATTCGGACCGTCACACAGATCTCACCGCAGGC GTTCATTCAAATGGCACCACAGTACTTTTTCTGTAACCTGCCCTCTAGTGAAAGTAAAGAGATACTGCAGCATATTATGGACAGTGACAGGATGGGACGCGTGAGAGCGAAGGCTCAACCAGCTGCGCCAGAAACAAAGACAGAGACGGCAGAGGCCGAATCACATGACCGATGCGTCATACAGTGA
- the fank1 gene encoding fibronectin type 3 and ankyrin repeat domains 1 protein — MQHNTRTGFILPMDPAGVQQRSGVLTVGQVSHHSIELTWTREHGWTDPPDQWTCFILEQKNAGKNSYREIYKGYSTCFMVENLEPKTTYTFRLTVTWPSGQQRYYPSISASTEKEPLNGRNLHNAVLRNDEVELRRVLQSRMVIVDVPDKLDFTPLMIAVSRGFTSVVQILVHHGADVNRKNNSGKDSLMLACFHGHLDVVKFLRSCGASWTSRDRSGCCALHWAAVGGHLPILQYLIQDGCEADVQDSDLWTPLMIVSLMSGDTAVAALLISAGADVDVKDKDGKTPLMVAVLNNHEHLVKMLLEKGADSNIQNKLGVSALDMAKAFDRENIISLLLDEESEMSD; from the exons ATGCAACACAACACGCGCACAG gATTCATATTGCCAATGGATCCTGCAG GTGTGCAGCAGCGGTCTGGGGTTCTGACTGTCGGACAGGTGAGCCATCACAGCATTGAGCTCACCTGGACAAGAGAACACGGATGGACCGACCCACCGGATCAGTGGACCTGCTTCATCCTGGAACAGAAGAACGCCGGGAAAAACTCATATAGAGAGATATACAA GGGCTACAGCACATGCTTCATGGTGGAGAATCTAGAACCGAAAACTACCTACACATTCAGACTGACGGTCACGTGGCCGTCTGGTCAGCAACGATATTACCCATCAATCTCTGCTTCAACAGAAA AGGAGCCTCTGAACGGGAGGAATCTTCACAATGCCGTCCTCAGGAATGATGAGGTGGAGCTCCGTCGAGTGCTGCAGTCCAG AATGGTCATCGTGGATGTTCCTGACAAGCTGGACTTTACGCCTCTAATGATCGCCGTATCGAGGGGCTTTACTAG TGTAGTTCAGATTTTGGTGCATCATGGCGCAGATGTTAACAGAAAAAACAACAGTGGCAAAGACAG CCTGATGCTCGCGTGTTTTCACGGGCATCTGGACGTGGTGAAGTTCCTGCGCAGCTGCGGTGCGTCCTGGACCTCTCGAGACCGATCGGGCTGCTGCGCTCTGCACTGGGCCGCAGTTGGAGGACACCTGCCCATCCTGCAGTACCTCATACAGGACGGGTGTGAG GCTGATGTGCAGGACAGCGACTTGTGGACTCCTCTCATGATCGTATCGCTTATGAGCGGAGACACAGCTGTAGCTGCTCTGTTAATCAGTGCTGGTGCTGATGTTGATGTAAAGGACAAAGACGGGAAAACACCACTGATG GTGGCAGTGCTGAATAATCATGAGCATCTCGTTAAAATGCTTCTGGAGAAAGGAGCTGATTCAAACATTCAGAACAAG CTTGGCGTTAGCGCTCTGGACATGGCCAAAGCATTTGATAGAGAG AATATCATCAGTTTGCTGCTGGATGAGGAGTCAGAGATGTCAGACTAA